A genomic window from Osmia bicornis bicornis chromosome 4, iOsmBic2.1, whole genome shotgun sequence includes:
- the LOC114877236 gene encoding uncharacterized protein LOC114877236 isoform X4 — MSKCCSCIGGYTTDTYQPLSSHISRGSVKLPKDSWDAFRSPRNQQRKLSVRYDVVRSVGSASDPSTPHRHLAGSLRGSVNYSHNHRHNHLHRHDPPLPPAYCTPPPPSSSSYPTVQRGCALHSRLDQPVTSSTSGMDSKKVVQAAPLPVPVQVRSKNDGSGVAASVSGVRRRSGSQGLRSPAAKRPLSAPVALQGWLHKQGSEGLMLWKKRWFVLSEYCLFYYKGPEEEKLLGSILLPSYKVTVCKPEDKVNRKFAFKAEHANMRTYHFAADSFESMNQWVNALTLATLLQDPNPGLGEAAVVIEIAGQQDGERSARPSVSSISSILNHSADDSDSGFHGFQSRDDPSHASNNNSSPNSVNTASFPNLSGSNSNSTTNNNNNNNTNNNVALVNSNNNVNEVQPMVNGWIQQQTPYIQASTSQQQQQYGQLMPSPQQLQQAILHQHISHQNSQSVHQVHQHKHVVQQQQQQQQQSQSHLASNVQTVQPMPRKFGQPIYANAPPKPRRLTDGSTEYSTPSPDPDYRKSPVSPDVTVTSKSPMSDYDRNSMIYGTRMSQPSQQSLRTDKSGLNYGYTGQVQTERRTPDTYGRSAAKPRSNHRGNGDYEEVYGAPQLYQRPAGPVGYTKGASPAPIPIPLYAQQHQQYQQQIHSPVAASNVPIMRQPRGQPPPRPHSADFLEYEANRKPQQQLPPQCEESLNQQRRPQRPKSSLDIVTPSDAANDGYFYSEERYAAQMRQSAVYLHQTPQHHQQQRNQSLSRATMPSKATGIRDGRSEDGRIATLPEASCTGLRRGQREHVHQQHVMPHQSLQRHTEMNSNEAKMRRSLREKSYEPSSREMLSHVEDGTVPRRIPRDYESSMGWGRSTTSHTSQGAHVGQPCHAAHGAARRWNDQQQFCRSASARLPRTRHPAALDPDDDDYGERSSEQDSRDGERKIQQREESMKRLLEWKQRMLQSPLTRKPSGSANRGRMQNELSSYYKQQALLELAAHEASVAESRHSRRREDGHRPHARSKSTDGRRTVANVSRYNSYSSDDEELGDVRRKRTRRPSHAGRSPRQLGDNRSSGIPVQDSVPGSGRQNPNVLRGSNDHRTSPIASVLPNLGGIPPDAGYEEVSFPPPQRTDRSPSYFPSEAHRSVGRRDHQELDASYEEEKFKKKPSGILKTSTTYGVEQSNKSPNSSSSSGYPAESWSAQKTVQWTTKKERDDWDSNIDESKVIKEFSYQYIKPKEEVESGEDERSPGKPEAMNLVQCRIRSFESNIDNSSPVKEVLAMQEPLKVSPLQATEAHVSKLDCSKKSSSIIRNFALGEAESQDSKYRNVKEGHAKQASTDSNKSVKDLLADFERKSQQVQRQEYGRRQEVKHRGVFSDSEALLYDTGSDLDQREKNDETGNERDCKTDQVVPEPINDYKPYADATKKKGDASFRRKKRSPSKESMTDEIPNEDLDTVSNPSCNRLSVTESLLTHGDHFSGESGTTSPTVKQEDINPEEHYLPMSPRKAILDPNCDDRPNPNMMESLFATLEHEESSYVEMAQNGMTHSLLAPTEENRKHDSGDYSTLDTPHYEFVCVSDSKMEPVYMEVSQLSEKEEKDGGKLPKKRSHDDSNHSRTDLPDILTTLKSDSSDADDESSKDLDSIDAPRHPRFSLSDTFRPASYYLGASRTMIAELHDSSDSELVSPPPIPTTPPPLDDLDSLDMQESLEIKKVSPQVAVMKDNSSNRDSPKSWNKPMGQVESHRPPSRFSDATISSTFRDSRISLESASGSDSVELRTPEEEARHRQLKTRPVSEVCEVLDSLDELESLGSRFDGASIDLDQYLEELQARDAFNVDLYAKDLSYNSIYGFNENMLVVDKLQKTTCHDLSGQVNLGFDNLEQSMRYGNGNKMGSASSLPSMRVSDVVPPSHQHSQSFTGDAHYENITSFSPLRGSPAIRSDNEQTRDVGHRLQRGSQNNLLTASHSRDSSYSIASGAASISTSMACQRPASAQSSMHSPTGSISLGNHHGNNLPTSVLRNTSPYSDQRFQNHSRSASQDSARYSMISNHRSSSSQDSSHYPTSTPTVKTNHPSQSYLPSETRAQSEQSGAPYYYSDLQASANAVDSESSKPHIPRLPQLNNQRDDASALNKKNDIGRIVNPISRQMPRQIQVDDIDEARRIAAELRKTTCQLLGDNKVDLVDKKNFYEADTLRRVKSTDLLPDISSAEISPRNLYPHGLRDKSSSQASNRETFELTHGTQTSHRRSRSLEGLLDDVGLQNLVEQRNRSNRVATVQPTQVDEMPQSMGTGNVSGSNSNFSAEDPWEQDSLWRESLRRVSLRNARSLDNLDSPPRPSMSTSDTKSRNKVTRGATYVNDSVILRRENCMEEQQSERPRVKRRPNKDEERLLDDLTYESLSMDRIHAGGYVWDAENEAYRKATDDDRNHFLEEGNLPPVRSISESQVSASTSAAFELDREKLRQWDLLSSACLLQEQQRGSMADSGRGLPIVERPGDIPLPRLSIPTTPTIVPAVNDPDVGLKVLDNGLENVSTATTTTTITTSTTNGAQQLKESNEACCNRAAAASGSGSVIGRDPLPPRAVSTSQLAQRTQTQPPTTVSTLPLSRNNASHRQPLPLQQSTPQSVRQSDIDAMSNSQLLRAASNGDIGTNSVMINSSEGKDQRLTSPGGHSNQRLISPAGALRVVSLNDHRVSSPSDSDIRIHSPIERNMISPIGREVDRGGGTAARQNQRAWECNELLHKRARLAELDTPRRLENLQKLEELKKHLMDLEKQYEKGKPLVNLVDNMVKLGSLYNRNTANGTNSVSGSRHDLAHDNSRDHRLEFNQKVQEQRLLAEERRDWDRLSPDHGQLQAKVQQLYKLDRLLQEESGTLHSLQQDKEILEKALGGLRHKLQGSRSNLAEAERYRKQQLLLERELSRVRVLLAHNSKKLEETVAENARLEQDLVVLRQKLQASRRYAGNMTRDTSATTGPLEVELRRVQQLVGDLQRQRKELSVQVRQLTEKSHSLVQQIRPQPPSAPQVHQPKKRTQNSWLETDLDSGITLDHGLDSPSSPALSSSPRGKQNGGSYLHFSSSTQIKDSSPTNRQQNHQTFPQSPQNHISSLSPQLREQIQQHQLKQQLLKDQMQGKGNLMQANVAPLYVNTESRMHENNKHEENLTNGTVIPPPEYIPPPPPPPLNEETLLNDNYRQNEDNKFAGLIHNREKQEIKTVRIVKRESERRQRDRGDRTGNIGIPLTNGLQAPGGAKRLCDDDLGGSQKFEKAQLGKVVEESPMIHAQSTVQLTDLDDVQFQRSMSLPRGFGGQRQQQPEIHQVPVVPPPRSDSMHALRSMLARRNKVRFESQDVSSDSTLSPYTDSHTSSSHLPMSSPNYSTSPSYSPSQQPYPGQPIRSNQQAVYYQQYRHYENPMSSRAENSGDPVSPELLSPTSPDVQDRAFGSTLNVNASNSPQLSPVFKSEAAKQIIKEMTERKVEGPRRRQIPREKRRHYTVSSSKPVLDLEDTFSKMGMGRARDDLDMERALRPRINAPDVVRSTLSHKELKYNESTIDQLLGTPNKIVIPERYIPEQTPELTAEEQQHRLKKAEAIRKMLSETTVTAPEGNDDNINIEKSDNLKRKVVEEKRQRDHILQLNQILAKQVMEKSKMVAVKALATLPLNTESSLDDEDLSPVTPLPLYQQRENYYS, encoded by the exons GTCCGGAAGAGGAGAAATTGTTGGGCTCGATATTGTTACCATCGTACAAGGTCACCGTTTGCAAGCCCGAGGATaaagttaatagaaaattcgCATTCAAAGCGGAACACGCGAATATGAGGACGTACCATTTTGCAGCGGACAGTTTCGAGAGCATGAATCAATGGGTGAACGCGTTAACTCTGGCGACACTTCTTCAGGATCCGAACCC CGGACTCGGCGAGGCAGCGGTGGTGATCGAAATAGCAGGTCAGCAAGATGGCGAACGAAGCGCAAGACCGAGCGTCTCCTCGATATCCTCGATCCTGAATCACAGCGCCGACGACAGTGATTCTGGTTTCCATGGTTTTCAATCTCGGGACGATCCCAGCCACGCGTCCAACAATAATTCAAGCCCGAACAGCGTGAACACTGCCTCATTTCCCAATCTCAGtggcagcaacagcaacagcaccaccaataacaacaataacaataatacCAACAATAATGTTGCGCTGGTGAACTCTAACAACAACGTGAACGAAGTTCAACCAATGGTGAACGGTTGGATCCAACAACAGACTCCGTACATTCAAGCCAGTACGTctcagcagcaacagcagtaCGGTCAATTGATGCCGTCTCCTCAACAACTGCAACAGGCGATTCTTCATCAGCACATATCCCATCAGAACAGCCAATCGGTTCATCAAGTTCACCAACACAAACACGTAGttcaacaacaacaacaacaacaacaacagagCCAGTCTCACTTGGCCAGCAACGTTCAAACTGTCCAACCGATGCCCAGGAAGTTCGGTCAACCGATCTACGCGAACGCGCCTCCGAAACCCCGAAGACTGACCGACGGTTCGACCGAGTATTCGACGCCATCCCCGGACCCGGACTACAGGAAGTCGCCAGTGTCGCCGGACGTAACGGTGACCAGCAAAAGTCCAATGTCTGACTACGATAGGAACAGCATGATCTACGGAACCAGGATGAGTCAGCCGTCCCAGCAGAGTCTGAGAACGGACAAGTCGGGCTTGAATTATGGCTACACCGGCCAGGTGCAGACTGAGAGGCGCACACCGGACACGTACGGACGTAGCGCGGCGAAACCGAGGTCGAATCACAGAGGGAACGGCGACTACGAGGAAGTTTATGGCGCGCCTCAACTCTACCAGAGGCCGGCTGGTCCTGTTGGTTACACGAAAGGAGCTTCACCGGCTCCTATACCGATTCCGCTTTACGCTCAGCAACATCAACAGTATCAGCAGCAAATTCATTCTCCCGTCGCCGCTTCTAACG TGCCAATAATGAGACAACCGAGAGGCCAACCACCGCCACGGCCGCACAGCGCTGACTTTTTAGAGTACGAGGCGAACAGGAAGCCGCAACAACAGCTACCGCCGCAATGCGAAGAATCGTTGAATCAACAGAGGCGTCCGCAGAGGCCTAAATCGAGTTTAGACATAGTCACTCCGTCGGACGCTGCTAACGATGGATATTTCTATTCCGAGGAGAG ATACGCGGCACAGATGCGCCAGTCGGCGGTTTACCTCCATCAGACACCGCAGCATCATCAGCAACAAAGGAACCAATCACTTTCCCGCGCGACAATGCCGTCGAAAGCAACGGGAATTCGCGATGGTAGAAGCGAGGATGGTAGAATAGCTACGTTACCGGAAGCTTCCTGCACGGGGCTGAGGCGAGGGCAACGCGAACACGTTCATCAGCAGCACGTGATGCCGCATCAGTCGCTGCAGAGGCATACCGA AATGAACAGCAACGAAGCGAAGATGAGGAGGTCGTTGCGGGAGAAGAGCTACGAGCCAAGCAGTCGAGAAATGCTGAGTCACGTGGAGGATGGAACGGTGCCTCGACGAATTCCACGGGATTACGAGTCGTCGATGGGGTGGGGTAGATCGACGACGAGTCACACGAGTCAGGGGGCTCACGTGGGCCAACCGTGTCACGCCGCTCACGGTGCTGCCAGACGATGGAACGATCAGCAACAGTTCTGCAGGTCGGCGTCCGCGCGGCTTCCGAGGACGCGACATCCGGCAGCCTTGGACCCGGACGACGACGACTACGGCGAACGATCTTCCGAGCAGGACTCGCGGGATGGTGAACGAAAGATCCAACAG CGAGAAGAGTCGATGAAGCGGTTGCTGGAATGGAAGCAGCGGATGCTGCAATCGCCCCTAACCCGGAAGCCATCCGGTTCTGCAAACAGAGGCAGGATGCAGAACGAGCTGTCGAGCTATTACAAGCAGCAAGCGTTACTGGAACTGGCTGCCCACGAGGCATCGGTTGCCGAGAGCCGTCATTCCCGAAGAAGAGAGGACGGGCATCGTCCGCACGCTCGAAGCAAAAGCACCGACGGACGTCGAACTGTCGCGAATGTTTCTCGGTACAACAGCTACTCCAGCGACGACGAAG AGCTGGGAGATGTCCGGAGGAAGCGAACGCGCAGACCCTCGCATGCAGGAAGGAGCCCCCGGCAGCTCGGAGACAATCGTTCGTCGGGGATCCCGGTTCAGGACTCGGTTCCTGGGAGCGGCCGTCAGAATCCGAACGTCCTGAGGGGCTCGAACGATCATCGAACGAGTCCGATCGCTTCGGTGCTGCCCAATTTGGGCGGTATACCACCCGACGCCGGCTACGAGGAGGTCAGCTTTCCACCCCCTCAGAGAACCGATCGTTCGCCGTCTTATTTTCCTTCGGAAGCGCACAGATCGGTCGGCAGACGCGATCATCAAGAACTGGACGCTTCGTACGAGGAGGAGAAATTCAAGAAGAAGCCTTCTGGAATTCTAAAGACATCTACCACTTATGGCGTCGAGCAATCGAACAAGAGTCCAAACTCGTCCTCGTCGTCTGGTTACCCGGCCGAGTCTTGGTCCGCTCAGAAAACCGTTCAATGGACCACGAAGAAGGAGCGAGACGATTGGGATTCCAACATCGACGAGAGCAAGGTTATCAAGGAGTTCTCTTATCAGTACATTAAACCGAAGGAGGAAGTTGAATCAGGAGAGGACGAGAGATCGCCGGGTAAACCGGAAGCAATGAACTTGGTGCAATGTAGAATCAGGTCGTTCGAGTCGAACATAGACAATTCTAGCCCGGTCAAAGAAGTTCTCGCGATGCAGGAACCTTTGAAAGTTTCTCCGCTTCAAGCTACCGAAGCTCATGTCTCGAAGTTGGATTGTTCGAAGAAGAGTTCCTCGATCATCCGCAACTTCGCGCTAGGCGAGGCTGAGTCTCAAGATTCCAAGTACAGGAACGTAAAAGAGGGCCACGCCAAACAGGCGTCGACGGATAGTAACAAGTCGGTGAAGGACTTGCTGGCGGATTTCGAAAGGAAGTCGCAGCAAGTTCAGAGGCAGGAATACGGAAGACGACAAGAGGTGAAACACCGCGGAGTGTTCAGCGACTCGGAAGCCCTGTTGTATGATACGGGAAGCGATCTGGATCAGCGGGAGAAGAACGATGAAACGGGAAACGAGAGAGACTGCAAAACGGATCAAGTTGTACCTGAGCCTATTAACGATTACAAACCTTACGCTGACGcgacgaagaagaaaggagACGCGTCCTTTCGTCGAAAGAAAAGATCACCCTCCAAAGAGAGCATGACTGATGAAATTCCCAACGAGGATCTGGACACTGTATCAAATCCCAGTTGCAACAGACTGAGCGTCACAGAATCCTTGTTAACTCATGGCGATCATTTCTCTGGCGAGAGTGGAACCACCAGTCCCACGGTGAAACAGGAAGACATCAACCCCGAAGAACACTACCTCCCCATGTCGCCTAGGAAAGCTATACTGGACCCTAACTGCGACGACAGACCGAATCCAAACATGATGGAAAGTCTGTTCGCCACTTTGGAACACGAAGAAAGTTCGTACGTGGAAATGGCTCAGAACGGGATGACGCATTCCCTTCTGGCGCCTACCGAAGAGAATAGGAAACACGATTCTGGCGATTATTCCACTTTGGACACTCCTCACTACGAGTTCGTCTGCGTTTCCGATAGTAAGATGGAGCCTGTTTACATGGAAGTGAGTCAATTGTcggaaaaggaagagaaagatgGCGGTAAGTTGCCGAAGAAGAGGAGTCACGATGATTCCAACCATTCGAGAACAGATCTCCCTGATATTTTAACGACCCTCAAGTCCGACAGCTCGGACGCCGACGACGAGTCTTCGAAAGATCTCGACTCGATCGATGCTCCAAGACATCCTCGATTCAGTTTGTCAGACACCTTCAGACCCGCTTCTTATTATTTGGGCGCCAGTCGGACGATGATCGCAGAGTTGCATGATTCGTCCGACAGCGAACTAGTGTCTCCTCCTCCTATTCCAACTACACCTCCCCCGTTGGACGACTTGGACTCGTTGGATATGCAAGAGTCCTTGGAGATCAAGAAGGTGTCTCCTCAGGTAGCGGTGATGAAGGACAATAGCTCGAACAGAGACTCCCCGAAGTCGTGGAACAAACCGATGGGTCAAGTTGAAAGCCATAGACCACCGTCTAGATTTTCAGACGCCACGATCAGTTCTACTTTTCGAGACAGTCGAATATCCTTGGAGAGCGCGTCTGGAAGCGATTCCGTCGAGCTAAGAACGCCGGAGGAGGAAGCTAGGCATAGACAACTGAAAACCAGGCCAGTTAGCGAAGTTTGCGAAGTTTTAGACAGTTTAGACGAATTAGAGTCTCTTGGGAGTCGCTTCGACGGAGCCAGCATCGACTTGGATCAGTATCTTGAAGAGCTCCAGGCACGCGACGCGTTCAACGTTGACTTGTACGCGAAAGATCTCAGCTACAACAGCATCTACGGCTTCAACGAGAACATGCTGGTGGTGGATAAACTTCAGAAGACCACCTGTCACGACCTCTCGGGCCAGGTGAATCTGGGCTTCGATAATCTTGAACAATCCATGAGATACGGTAATGGAAACAAGATGGGATCTGCCAGCAGTCTGCCTTCGATGAGAGTCTCCGACGTTGTTCCACCTTCTCATCAACATTCGCAGTCTTTCACCGGCGATGCTCATTACGAGAATATCACGAGTTTTTCGCCTCTCAGAGGCTCGCCGGCAATCCGATCGGACAACGAACAGACGCGAGACGTTGGTCACAGGCTTCAGAGAGGGTCTCAGAATAATTTGCTGACCGCTTCTCACAGCAGAGACTCCAGCTATTCGATCGCGTCCGGTGCTGCTTCGATTTCAACTTCCATGGCTTGTCAGAGACCCGCCAGTGCCCAGTCTTCGATGCACTCCCCAACGGGATCCATCTCCTTAGGAAATCATCACGGCAACAATCTGCCAACCAGCGTACTACGAAACACCAGTCCCTATTCCGATCAACGTTTCCAGAATCACTCCAGATCCGCCAGTCAAGACTCTGCACGATACTCGATGATATCTAACCACAGATCTTCCTCGAGCCAGGACTCGAGTCATTATCCCACCTCGACTCCCACCGTCAAAACAAATCACCCTTCGCAATCCTATTTACCGAGCGAGACGCGTGCTCAGAGCGAACAGTCTGGCGCGCCCTATTACTATTCCGACCTACAAGCTAGCGCGAACGCGGTCGATAGCGAATCGAGCAAACCGCACATCCCCAGGCTGCCCCAGTTGAACAATCAAAGGGACGACGCGTCGGCGTTGAACAAAAAGAACGACATAGGTCGCATCGTCAATCCCATATCGAGGCAGATGCCCAGACAGATCCAGGTCGACGACATCGACGAGGCTAGACGCATAGCCGCCGAACTGAGAAAGACCACGTGTCAATTGTTGGGCGACAATAAAGTTGACCTGGTGGACAAGAAGAATTTCTACGAAGCGGATACCCTTAGGAGGGTGAAGTCCACGGATCTTCTACCGGACATTTCATCGGCAGAGATCAGCCCCAGGAATCTATACCCTCATGGTCTTCGAGACAAGTCGAGCAGTCAGGCGAGTAATCGAGAGACTTTCGAACTGACGCATGGAACGCAGACGTCGCATCGTAGATCGAGGTCTTTGGAGGGTCTCCTGGACGACGTGGGTCTTCAGAATCTGGTGGAGCAAAGGAACCGAAGCAATCGCGTGGCAACTGTCCAACCGACTCAAGTGGACGAGATGCCGCAGAGTATGGGCACCGGTAACGTTTCCGGTTCGAATAGTAACTTCAGCGCCGAAGACCCCTGGGAACAGGACTCTCTTTGGAGAGAGAGCCTTCGAAGAGTGAGCCTGAGGAACGCCAGATCCCTGGACAACCTGGACAGCCCGCCAAGACCGTCGATGTCCACCTCGGACACGAAGAGTCGGAACAAAGTAACCCGCGGTGCCACTTACGTGAACGATAGCGTGATTTTGAGAAGGGAGAATTGCATGGAAGAACAACAGTCGGAGAGACCTCGCGTGAAACGCAGACCGAACAAGGATGAGGAGAGGCTTCTGGACGATCTGACTTACGAGAGCCTGTCGATGGACCGAATTCACGCCGGTGGCTACGTCTGGGACGCCGAGAACGAGGCTTACAGGAAGGCGACTGACGATGACAGGAATCATTTTTTAGAGGAAGGCAACCTTCCCCCGGTTCGCTCGATCTCGGAGAGCCAGGTGTCAGCCAGCACGTCCGCGGCGTTCGAGCTGGACCGAGAGAAACTGCGGCAATGGGACCTGTTGTCGAGCGCCTGCTTGCTCCAGGAACAGCAGCGCGGCTCGATGGCGGACTCGGGGCGAGGGTTGCCAATTGTAGAACGACCTGGAGACATTCCCCTACCGCGTCTCAGCATCCCTACTACACCGACAATTGTGCCTGCGGTCAACGATCCAGATGTCGGTTTAAAGGTGTTGGACAACGGACTGGAGAACGTATCGACagcgaccacgaccacgaccatcACCACGAGCACGACGAACGGGGCTCAGCAGCTGAAGGAGAGCAACGAGGCTTGTTGTAACAGGGCTGCTGCAG CGTCCGGATCTGGATCGGTGATAGGCAGAGATCCGCTTCCACCAAGGGCTGTCAGCACGTCGCAGTTGGCTCAGAGAACGCAAACGCAGCCCCCAACCACCGTGTCCACCCTTCCATTATCAAGAAATAACGCATCGCACAGGCAACCGTTACCCCTTCAACAATCCACCCCTCAATCGGTCAGGCAATCGGACATCGACGCGATGTCAAACTCGCAGCTTTTGCGAGCAGCCAGCAACGGTGATATTGGAACAAATTCTGTGAT GATAAACAGCAGCGAAGGAAAGGACCAGAGGTTAACATCCCCTGGGGGTCACTCCAATCAGCGACTAATTAGTCCGGCAGGAGCATTAAGGGTTGTTTCTTTGAACGACCATCGAGTTTCCAGCCCTAGCGACAGCGATATACGAATTCATAGTCCAA TCGAAAGGAACATGATCAGCCCGATCGGTAGGGAAGTGGATCGTGGCGGGGGTACGGCTGCAAGGCAGAATCAACGTGCATGGGAGTGCAACGAGTTGCTGCATAAAAGG GCTAGATTGGCAGAGCTCGATACGCCGCGACGATTGGAGAATCTTCAGAAACTCGAGGAGCTGAAGAAACACCTGATGGATCTTGAAAAGCAG TACGAGAAGGGCAAGCCGCTGGTGAACCTCGTGGACAACATGGTGAAATTGGGTTCCCTCTACAATCGTAACACTGCCAATGGGACCAACAGCGTCTCGGGTTCTCGACACGACCTGGCGCACGACAATTCCAGGGATCATCGTCTGGAATTCAATCAGAAGGTCCAGGAACAGCGTCTGTTGGCCGAGGAACGAAGGGACTGGGACCGATTGAGCCCTGACCATGGACAACTTCAg GCCAAGGTGCAGCAGCTTTACAAACTGGATCGTCTGCTCCAGGAGGAATCCGGAACACTTCACAGTCTTCAGCAAGACAAG GAGATCCTGGAGAAGGCTCTGGGAGGCCTACGGCACAAACTGCAGGGCAGCAGGAGTAATCTGGCGGAAGCTGAGAGGTACAGGAAACAGCAGCTTCTATTGGAGAGGGAACTGAGCAGAGTGAGGGTGTTGCTCGCGCACAATTCCAAG AAACTGGAGGAAACGGTCGCTGAGAATGCTAGACTGGAACAGGACCTGGTGGTACTGCGACAGAAGCTGCAAGCATCGAGAAGGTATGCTGGAAATATGACCAGAGACACTTCGGCTACCACTGGTCCTCTGGAAGTGGAATTGAGAAGGGTTCAGCAGCTGGTCGGTGATCTTCAGAGGCAACGAAAAGAATTGAGCGTTCAAGTAAGACAACTGACGGAAAAATCTCACAGTTTGGTGCAACAGATTCGTCCTCAGCCTCCTTCAG CACCCCAGGTACATCAGCCCAAGAAACGAACACAGAATTCCTGGTTGGAAACCGATCTTGATTCCGGGATAACGTTAGACCACGGTTTAGATTCCCCTTCGAGTCCCGCTTTGTCTTCTTCACCCCGTGGCAAACAGAACGGTGGCTCGTACCTGCACTTCAGTTCGTCGACGCAGATCAAAGATTCTTCGCCTACGAATCGTCAACAGAACCATCAAACGTTCCCTCAATCGCCGCAGAATCATATCTCTTCGCTGTCTCCTCAATTACGGGAACAGATTCAGCAGCATCAGTTGAAGCAACAACTATTAAAGGATCAGATGCAAGGGAAGGGTAATTTGATGCAAGCGAATGTCGCGCCATTATACGTGAACACGGAGTCTAGAATGCATG AGAATAACAAGCACGAAGAAAACCTAACTAATGGCACAGTTATCCCTCCGCCAGAGTATATTCCACCACCCCCGCCGCCACCCTTGAACGAGGAGACGTTGCTAAACGACAATTACAGGCAAAACGAGGACAACAAGTTTGCAG GCTTGATTCACAACCGCGAGAAGcaagaaataaaaacagtGAGAATCGTGAAACGGGAATCGGAAAGACGACAACGGGATCGTGGAGACAGGACCGGGAACATTGGAATTCCATTAACGAACGGGCTCCAAGCGCCTGGGGGTGCGAAGAGATTGTGCGACGACGATCTGGGAGGCTCTCAAAAGTTCGAG aaggCTCAATTAGGAAAAGTTGTAGAAGAGTCACCAATGATTCACGCTCAAAGCACAGTCCAGTTGACGGACTTGGACGACGTGCAGTTCCAAAGAAGCATGTCCTTACCGAGGGGTTTCGGTGGACAGCGACAACAGCAACCGGAAATACATCAAGTACCGGTCGTACCACCTCCCAGGAGCGACAGTATGCACGCCTTGAGAAGCATGCTTGCTCGACGAAATAAAGTTAGG TTCGAAAGTCAGGACGTCAGCTCGGACAGTACGCTGTCCCCGTACACGGACAGCCACACCTCGAGTTCCCACCTGCCTATGAGTTCGCCAAACTATTCGACCAGTCCGTCTTACAGTCCCAGCCAACAGCCTTACCCTGGCCAACCGATCAGATCGAACCAGCAGGCTGTGTATTACCAGCAATACAGACATTACGAGAATCCGATGTCCAGTAGAGCAGAGAACTCTGGAGACCCGGTGAGCCCGGAACTTTTGTCGCCGACTAGTCCGGACGTTCAGGACAGAGCTTTCGGCTCGACGTTGAACGTGAACGCCTCGAACTCGCCGCAATTGTCGCCGGTGTTCAAAAGCGAAGCCGCGAAACAGATAATCAAGGAGATGACGGAGAGAAAGGTGGAGGGACCTAGACGAAGGCAGATACCACGCGAGAAAAGACGGCACTATACCGTGTCCAGTAGCAAACCCGTCCTCGACTTAGAAGACACCTTCTCCAAGAtg GGAATGGGTAGAGCAAGAGACGATTTAGATATGGAACGAGCGCTCAGGCCGAGGATTAATGCTCCTGACGTCGTGAGATCCACTTTGAGCCACAAGGAATTGAAGTACAACGAAAGTACTATCGATCAGCTGCTCGGGACTCCGAATAAAATCGTCATCCCCGAGAGATATATCCCTGAACAGACACCAGAATTGACTGCTGAAGAACAGCAACATCGGCTGAAGAAAGCGGAAGCGATCAGGAAGATGCTCTCGGAGACCACTGTCACTGCGCCAGAAGGAAATG AcgacaatattaatatagAGAAATCTGACAACTTGAAGAGAAAAGTGGTGGAAGAGAAACGACAGAGAGATCACATTCTACAGTTAAATCAAATTCTAGCAAAACAAGTTATGGAAAAGAGCAAAATGGTAGCTG TGAAAGCCTTGGCTACCCTTCCTTTGAACACCGAATCGAGCTTAGACGACGAGGATCTCTCGCCAGTGACACCATTACCGCTCTATCAgcaaagagaaaattattattcgtaa